A region of the Amorphus orientalis genome:
ATGATCGACCTGCCGATCAACGGCATCTTCGTCATGGTGCTGACCTTCGCGATCTTCGTCGCGGTGGCGCTGCTCCTCTTGAAGAGCGGCTGGGGCAAGCAGGTCCGCGCGGTGATGTTCAACCGCACCATGGCCGGCGCCGTCGGCATCAACACCGAGCGCGTCGACCGGATGACGTTCGGCATCGGCTGCGGCATCGCCGGCGTCGCCGGGGCGGCTTTCACCATGATCGGGTCGACGGGCCCCTCCTCCGGCCAGCTCTACATCGTGGACACCTTCCTGGTGGTCGTCTTCGGCGGAGCCGCGAGCCTGTTCGGCACGCTCGCCTCGGCCTTCTCCATCAGCCAGGCCCAGTCGATCATGGAGTTCTTCCTGTCCGGCTCGATGGCCAAGGTTCTCACCCTGCTCACCGTCGTCGGCATCCTGATGCTGCGCCCGCAGGGTCTGTTCAGCCTCAAGATCCGCAGCTGAGGGCCGGCATCATGACATCCTTCGCCAACCGCACCTTCACCAGCGCCGAGATCATCGGGTTTCTCGTCCTCGCCGCGCTAATCTTCGTGGTCCTGCCGCTCGGGCTCGACACCTTCCGGCTGAACCTGTTCGGCAAGTACCTCACCTACGCCTTCGTCGCCCTCGGGTTGGTTCTGTGCTGGGGCGCAGGCGGCATCCTCTCCCTCGGCCAGGGCGTGTTCTTCGGGCTCGGCGGCTACTGCATGGCCATGTTCCTGAAGCTGGAAGCCTCCTCGCCGGAAAACACCGCGATCCAGTCCACCCCCGGCATCCCGGACTTCATGGACTGGAACCAGGTGACCGCCCTGCCCTGGTGGTGGGAGCCGTTCCACTCCTTCGCCTTCACCATCTTCGCGGTGATCGCGGTTCCCACGGCGCTGGCCTTCATCATCGGCATCGCCATGTTCCGGCGGCGCGTGGGCGGGGTCTATTTCGCCATCATCACCCAGGCCATCGCCGCGATCCTGACCATCCTGATCATCGGCCAGCAGGGCTACACCGGCGGCGTCAACGGCATCACCGACCTCAGGACCCTGCACGGCTGGGACATCCGGACCGACGACGCCAAGGTGATCCTCTACTTCGTCAACGCGGTGCTCCTGTTCGGCTGTCTTGTGGCGGCCCAGTTCGTGCGCCGCTCCAAGCTCGGCCGGCTCCTGATCGCCATCCGCGACCAGGAGGACCGGGTCCGCTTCTCCGGCTACGACGTGGCCAACTTCAAGGTGTTCGTCTTCTGCCTGGGCTCCGCCTTCGCCGCCATCGGCGGGGCGATGTTCACGCTCCAGGTCGGCTTCATGTCGCCGACGCTGGTCGGCATCGTGCCCTCGATCGAGATGGTGATCTTCTGCGCCGTCGGCGGCCGCTACTCCATCTTCGGCGCCGTCTATGGAGCCCTGCTGGTCAACTGGGCCAAGACCACCTTCTCGGAGAGCTTCCCCGAACTCTGGCTGTTCGCCATGGGGGCGCTCTTCATCGGCGTGGTGCTCGCTTTCCCCCAGGGCCTGGCCGGCCTCTACGCCGAGCACGTCGAGCCGCACCTGAAGCGCCTGTTGCGCCGCTCCGGAGATGTCCGTCCCGCGCCCGGGGCAACACCCGCGCCCGACGCGGCGGCAGAGTGAGGAAGGACACGCCATGACCCCCCAAGCAGCATCGGCCGCGCCGCAACAGAAAGACTTCCTTCTCGCCGTCGAGGCCCTGACGGTCTCCTTCGACGGGTTCAAGGCGGTCAACGACGTCTCCTTCTACGTGGACCCGAACGAGATACGGGTGATCATCGGACCGAACGGGGCCGGCAAGACCACCGTGCTGGACCTGATCTGCGGCAAGACGCGCTCATCCGGCGGGTCCGTCAGGTTCAAGGGCCACGATCTGACCCGGATGCGGGAGGACCAGATCGTCCATGCCGGCGTCGGGCGCAAGTTCCAGAACCCGTCGATCTACGAGGACCTCAGCGTCTTCGAGAATCTCGAACTGTCCTATCCCAAGGGCCACAACGTGTTCGGGGCGCTGTTCTTCAAGCGCGACCAGGCGGTGATCGAGCGCATCCATGAGGTCGCCGAGATGATCTTCCTCGGCGACCACCTGACGGACAAGGCGGCCCACCTCTCCCACGGCCAGAAGCAGTGGCTGGAGATCGGCATGCTCCTGATCCAGAAGCCCGAACTCCTGATGCTCGACGAGCCGGTCGCCGGCATGTCGGTGGCGGAGCGGCGCAAGACCGCCGAGCTCCTGAACCGGATCATCCAGGACCACGCCGTGATCGTCATCGAGCACGACATGGGGTTCGTCGAGGACATCGCCCACAAGGTCACCGTCCTCCACCAGGGCAAGGTGCTGGCCGAAGGGTCGATGGAGAAGGTCAAGACCGACCCGCGCGTGATCGAGGTCTATCTCGGGCACTGACCCGCCGCGGCGCCGGACGGGGATCCGGCGACGGCACTGCGCCCCTTCCGAGGAGAGCCGAAGATGCTCAACGTCCACTCCCTGCACGTCGCCTACGGCGAAAGCGAGGTCCTGCACGGCATCGATCTCGATGTCGCGCCCGGCGAGATCGTCGCCATCATGGGCCGCAACGGCATGGGCAAGACCACGCTCATGAAGTCGATGATGGGGATCATCCCGCCGAAGTCGGGGTCGATCCGGGTCGGAGACACCGACGTCACGTCCATGAAGAGCTACCGGCGGGTGGCGAACGGGATCGCCTACGTGCCCCAGGGCCGGATGATCTTCTCCACCATGACGGTGCGGGAGAACATCGAGACCGGGCTGACCGTCACCGGAGAGACCACCGTTCCGGAGACCATCTACGAACTCTTTCCGGTCCTGCTGGAAATGAAGGGTCGCCGGGGCGGCAACCTGTCCGGCGGCCAGCAGCAGCAGCTGGCTGTGGCGCGCGCGCTCGCTTCCAAGCCGAAGGTGCTGCTTCTCGACGAGCCGACCGAGGGCATCCAGCCGTCCATCATCCGCGACATGGGCCGCACGCTCCGCCGCATCCGCGACGAGCGCGGCCTGTCGATCGTGGTCTCCGAACAGGTCCTCTCGTTCGCCCTCGACGTCGCCGACCGGGTGCTCGTCATCGAGAACGGCGAGATCGTGCACGAGAGCCCGCGCGAGACCATCGACGAGGAGAAGGTCGCCAAATTCCTGTCCGTCTAGATCAAGTCACGGACGGCCATTTCATCACTTTGGAAGAAGGGGAGCCAAGATGCCCGAAACGCTGATCAAGATCGATCTGGGCGAAAGCCCGCACACCAACGAGAAGATCCACAACCGCTGGCATCCGGATCTGCCGATGGCCGACTGGGTGGAGCCCGGGGACGACTTCCTGGTCGAGACCTACGACTGGACCGGCGGGCAGATCAAGAACGACGACGATGCGGCCGACGTGCGCGACGTGGAGCTGCAGCAGGTCCACTACCTGTCCGGCCCGATCGGCGTGAAGGGCGCGGAACCCGGCGACCTGCTCGTCGTCGACATTCTCGACATCGGCGCCTTCGACACGATGCTGTGGGGTTTCAACGGCTTCTTCTCGAAGAAGAACGGCGGCGGCTTCCTGACCGAGCATTTCCCCGAGGCGCAGAAGTCGATCTGGGACTTCGAGGGCATGTTCACCAAGTCGCGCCACGTGCCCGGCGTGCGCTATGCCGGCCTGATCCATCCGGGCCTGATCGGCTGCCTGCCCGATCGCAAGATGCTCGACATGTGGAACACGCGCGAAAAGGCGCTGGTCGACACTGATCCCGACCGGGTCCCCGAGCTCGCCACCCTGCCCAACACCCAGTCGGCCCACATGGGCAAGCTCACCGGCGAGGCCCGCGACAAGGCGGCGGCCGAGGGCGCCCGCACGGTGCCGCCACGCGAACACGGCGGCAACTGCGACATCAAGGATCTGTCACGCGGTTCGAAGATCTACTTCCCCGTCTACGTGGACGGGGCCGGCCTTTCCATGGGCGACCTGCATTTCAGCCAGGGCGACGGCGAGATCACCTTCTGCGGCGCGATCGAGATGGCCGGCTGGCTGCACATCAAGGTGGATCTGATCAAGGGCGGCATGGCCAAGTACGGGATCAAGAACCCGATCTTCCGGCCCTCCCCGATCACGCCGAAGTACGACGACTACCTGATCTTCGAGGGCATCTCCGTCGACGAGGCCGGCAAGCAGCACTATCTCGACGTCCACATCGCCTACCGGCAGGCCTGCCTCAACGCCATCGAGTACCTGAAGACGTTCGGCTACACCGGCGCCCAGGCCTACGCGATCCTCGGCACAGCGCCGGTGCAGGGGCACATCTCCGGCGTCGTCGACATCCCCAACGCCTGCGCGACGCTATGGCTGCCGACCGACATCTTCGAATTCGACATGATGCCGGGCAAGGACGGGCCGACGAAGTATCTGGACGGCTCCGTCGACGTACCGCTGGCGCCGGATCTGTAGAGCAATCCCAGGAAAAGTGGGAACCGGTATTCCGTCCGGGATTGCGGTGAAGAGGAAACCGGTTTTTTGCGCTCACGCCAGCTCGCTACGCTCGCGGCTGCGCGGGCGCGGCGATCCCCATGGTCCCGGTCGCTGCGCTCCTCGCCTCTTGACCGGCCGGCGCGCGGTCGCGCGCTGGCCTCGCGGGGCAGGAGAATGACTGCGAGCCGGTTCTTCGATATCGCTGAAGGGAGAAAGAGCCATGCCGCTCTATGATTATTACTGCGAGGAGCACGGGGCCTTCACGGCACTGCGCCCGATGAGCGCCTACGCCGAGCCGTGCGAATGTCCCGACTGCGGCGCCTCCGCGCCCCGGGTCATGCTGACGGCGCCGCGTCTGGGCCTGCTCGACACCGCCACCCGCACCGCCCACGCCGTCAACGAACGCTCGGCCCACGAGCCGAAGCGGGCAAGCTCCCACGGGCATGGTCCCGGATGCGGCTGCTGCGGCGGGGGGACGGCTAAGAAAGGCCGCAAGACCCTCCATCGCCCGGACGGCTCAAAGTCGTTCCCTTCCGCCCGCCCGTGGATGATCTCTCACTAGGTCACGACGGCCTAGGGACACGGACTCGGCCCGATCCACGTTCCCGCCTGCTGAGAAAAGACGCAGAGCCGATGGGCCCGTTGGTAGGGGGTCCCATACACAACGAAATTCGCGCTGCTGCCGCCGTTCATGAACAATTGCCACGCGGTAAAGATGGCAGGCGGGGGCGCGTGAGTTGCGGCGAACCGGTCGGCATCCCTCTCGAGGGCTGCAGGATGCACCCCCATCGTAAACGGATGGCCGAGTGCAACATGGCCATGCTCATGAAACTTAAAGAAGACGCAGGCCAAACCGATCTGATTGCAGAGGTGGGGGTTGTAAACGATCACCGCCCCGGTCGGGCTACCCGGATGCTGTTGAACCATCGCGATGTCATTGAGACTTGCGTTCGGAATTTCCGGTGTCGGCGTCTGCGCGGATGCCGAAAAGGACCAAAAGAAAAGCAGCAAGCCGGCAAGAGATCTCATTGCATCCAGCCCCCAGAGAACCCATCCAGAAAGTAAACTGGCTATCGATCCAAAATGCAATCTGCTGGCGGCCTGCCCTTTTGCAAGCTGAGTCCGGCGAGCGTGTCACCGATCATTCCTATCTCGCCCCCGATGGAGATCGGCATCTGAATATCGCGCCGTGCCCTGGCCGTGAGACCGGCCTGAACCTGTCTCCGAACAGGTGCTTTGCCGCTCCTTGGAAGCGCCTTCCAAACAAGGCTCATCCGGCGGAACGTTGATGGCGACCGAGCTTGCGCACCGCTGCCAACCGAAGTTGCGCGCTACATCAATCGAACATCGCCGCACACGCGTCCCATTGGACTGGCGCGACCGCCTTCCATCCCGATGCTTCAGCCGTGGTGCGGAAAAGTGGTGTCCCCGGCAGGATTCGAACCTGCGACCCTCAGATTAGGAATCTGATGCTCTATCCTGCTGAGCTACGAGGACCCGGGTCGATATAGCCGGAATCGGCGCCGCCGCGAAAGTCCCGCGCCGAATGTTCGACCCGCCACTTCACGACCCTATATCAAAATGTCGCAGGGACGACGCCCGTTCCGCAAGCTCCGGGCGATGGACCTGGCGGAGGAACGCACAGACAGCGGGTCGGGGAGGCCGACGGACGGGCCCGCGACGGACGGAACCAGACGTTCGTCCGGATCAGACTCCGGGCGCGTCGAACCAGAACGAACGGTCTTAGAGAATTGTCGGACCACCAGATCAAGCTCGTGAGCCTGCCTCCCGGAGAGCGGCCGGAACCGGAGGATGCCGACGTGCCGGGTGACGACCTTCCGGTCACGCGCACCGCCCTCGCCTACGCCCAGATCAGGCGCGATATCCTGTCCAACGCGTTCGAGCCCGGCAGCCGCATCACGATCCAGTTCCTGCAACGGCGCTACGATATCGGCCCGACGCCGCTTCGCGAGGCCCTTGCCCGGCTCGCCGCCGTCGGCTTCGTGATCGGAGAGGACAATCGCGGCTTCCGGGTGCCCCGGATGTCCCTGACGGCGCTGCGCGACATCACCGATCAGCGCAAGCTCGTCGAGGCCCAGGGGCTGAAGCTCTCCATCGAACGCGGCGAACGCGCCTTCCGCAGCGACCTCAAGGAGACGTTCCGGCAGCTGGAGGTTTTCAACCAGGCGCGCAGCAAGGACGACCTGAACGGGTTCCTGGCTTGGGAGGCGCTCCATCGCCGCTTCCATGCGGCCCTCATCTCGGGATCCGGCTCCGAGTGGCTGATCCGCTTCCAGAGCATTCTGTTCGATCAGGCGGACCGCTATCGGCGGACCTACAGCAGTTGCAGGATGAAGCCCGACATCGAGCAGGACCACCGCCGCATCATGGAAGCGGCCCTGGATGCGGACGCGCCGATGGCCGTGCTGCTCCTGGAGCGCCACATCGAACGCGTCTATGCCACGGCCGAGGCCTCGGGCCGGCTGCCGGATGTTTAAGGCGGAACCAGAAGGACCGAACGGGACCGAAGCCTCTCTGCCGGCCCGGCCGTGCAGGCGCTACGCCCGGATCAGCTCCGGCTGGCGTTCGGCCCGGCGGACGCGGGCGGCGTCGTAGGCGTCCAGCAACTGGTCGACCTGATGGTTTGGCGTGAACTGGCGCGAACGCAGCGTGGCGGCGGTGACCATCGCCTCGAGCCGTGCCGGGTCGGCAAGCAGCGCCTCGATGGCCGCGGCGAAGCCGGCGGTGTCGTCCGGCGCGCAGAACTCCGCGGAGCCTTCCCACAATTCCCGGAAGGTCGAGATGTCGGAGAGCACGAGCGCGGCGCCCGCGCTCGCAGCTTCCAGCACCGACAGACCGAAGGATTCGTAGTGCGAGGCGCACACGAAGACCGCAGCCTCGCCCATCAGACGGCGCACCTCGGACGGGGGAAGCGGACCGGTGGCGATGGCGTGGGCGGGCGCGAAGCGGCCCTGCCCCTCCTCGTCCAGGGCACCTGCCATCACGACCGGGACGGACAGGGATGCGGCGAGACTGTCGATGGTCGCGGCGTTCTTCTCGTCGTCCCACCAGCGGCCGGCCGCGAGCACATAGCGCTTGCGCTGCCTGCTCCCCGCGCTCGGCACGGCGGCGTTGTGGACGACGTTGACGGGAACGGTCAGGCCGTAGGCACGGCGTACCGCCTCCGCGTGGGTTGCGCTCGGCGCGATCACCGCGTCGGCGGCGGCGAACCCCCGCTGGTTTCGCCGGAAGCGCCATGACCAGTCGGCAGACCAGGGCACTGTGTCGACCGCGTGCCAGCCGGTCGCAATACAGGCATGGCTCGCGATGGCCACCGGGACCGGACTGTCGAGGCCGGCGGCCTGGGCCGGGCCGTTCAGATGAAGCAGATCCACCCGTTCATCGTGGGCGAGCCGCGTGAGAATTTCCGGCTGCCGATCCAGATCGGCGTCGCATGTGGCAGTGCGGTCGGCAGGCGTGTCGATCCAGATCAGATGCGCGTTGTCCAGATCGGCGATTTCACGGCGCTGGGTCCGGTCGAGCTGCGGACCGAAGCCGACGAGCAGACACTCGACCCCACGCTCGCCCATACCCTTCGCCGCGTCGACGGCATAGCGCCAGACGCCACCACCGGCCTCCAGCGTCATCAATATCCGTCGCGGGGCTTCCGTCACACGCCACTCCACTCGTTGCCCGGAAACTGCCGGGAATGGTCACAAATCCCGGCCGTCCTGCCGGCGCTGGCCTCTCACGCCGCGGCCTCCCCGGGACCGTATCGGCTGCACGATGCCCCGGCGCCACGCGGCACCGCCGGGCCGAATGCCCGGCCGTCCGCGCCGCGACACGAGGGGACCGATCAGGCGGTCCCTGGCTGCGCACCGAGCTTGCCAAGGCCGCGCCCGGCACCTTCCGCAGCGCCATGCTGCGCTGCATCAGAAAGCGATACCACGCCGACGAGGCGCTTGTCGCGGTTAATGACAGGAAGGCGACGGACGCCGTTGTTGGCCATGTTTCCCGCGATCTGCTCGACATCGTCTTCATCGAAGCAGTACTTGACGTCGCGCGTCATGATTTCGTCGACGGTGCAGCTTCCGTCGCGGCCGTTGGCCAGACCGCGGGTGACGATGTCGCGATCGGTGATGCTGCCGACGAGGCGGTCCTGCTCGCCGACTGGCAGATAGCCGATGTCCTGATCCGCCATCCGGCGCGCAACCGCTTCAATCGTCTCGTTGGGATCGGCAATGACGGTATCGCGGGACATGATTTCCGAAATACGCATGATGCTCCTCCATCTTCGGTTTGTGTCAGCGCGAAACCTCAGACGTCGGGCAATTGTTCCCGAACCGCCGCCCGAAAATGGACGCCATCGGAAGAAAAAATACGCCGATGAAAGGGAACCGCGTCCGATGCCCGTCGCCGGGGTCCCGCACGGCGGTTTTGGGAGAGCGGCCGGATCAAAGGCGGGCGGGCGAGCGCAATTGCGCCGATTTTGCATCGCGGCGGATTTCTATTCTCCATTTGGGCGATGCAGCGAGACGGCCCTTTCTTGTTGGGCCGAGGTGGCTGGCATAGACCTTGTGGATATGTGAAAGGCCCCGCTGCGGGCGCAAAGCGATGGGCGTCGGCGTCCGTCTTCCGCGTCGCCGGGACCCGCCTGGTTCAACCTGCATCGGATTGGTCATGTCGTCAGAGCGTATGTCCCACCTTCAGCGGCTCGAAGCGGAATCGATCCGCATCATGCGCGAGGTGGCGGCGGAATTCCGGAACCCGGTGATGCTGTATTCGATCGGGAAGGATTCCTCGGTCATGCTGCATCTGGCGATGAAGGCGTTCTATCCGTCCAAGCCGCCGTTCCCCCTGCTCCACATCGACACGACGTGGAAGTTCCGGGAAATGATCCGCTTTCGCGACGACACCGCCAAGCGGCTGGGTCTCGACCTCTTGGTCTACACCAACCAGGAAGGACTGGCGCAGAACATCAACCCGTTCGACCACGGCTCGTCGCACTACACCCACGTGATGAAGACGGAAGCGCTCAAGCAGGCGCTGACCAAGTACGGCTTCGACGCCGCCTTCGGAGGCGCCCGGCGCGACGAGGAAAAAAGCCGCGCCAAGGAGCGCGTGTTCTCGTTCCGCACCGCGACCCACGCCTGGGATCCGAAGAACCAGCGGCCGGAGTTCTGGAACGTCTACAACACCCGGGTCCAGAAGGGGGAATCGATCCGCGTCTTCCCCCTGTCCAACTGGACCGAGCTCGACATCTGGCAGTACATCCTGGCCGAAGGCATCCCGATCGTGCCGCTTTATTTCGCAGACCGGCGTCCGATCGTGGAGCGGGATGGCACGCTGGTCATGGTGGACGACGAGCGGCTTCCACTCGCCGCAGACGAGACGCCCGAACAGCGGATGGTGCGCTTCCGCACGCTCGGCTGCTATCCGCTGACCGGCGCCATCGAGTCCCCCGCACAGACGCTCGAGGACATCGTCGGCGAGATGCTGATCGCCCGGACCTCCGAACGCTCCGGCCGGCTCATCGACAGCGATGAGGCCGCCTCGATGGAAAAGAAGAAACGGGAAGGGTATTTCTGATGAACCGCGCTCCCGATCCCGGAAGCTTCGCCGCCGACTATCTGGCCGAGCAGGAGGAGAAGGGTCTCCTCCGCTTCATTACGTGCGGCTCCGTCGATGACGGCAAGTCGACCCTGATCGGCCGTCTGCTGTTCGATTCCAAGCTGATCTTCGAGGACCAGCTCGCCACACTCACCCGCGACAGCCGCAAGCACGGGACTGTCGGCGAGGACATCGACCTGGCCCTCCTGGTCGACGGACTGGAGGCCGAGCGCGAACAGGGCATCACGATCGACGTGGCCTACCGCTTCTTCACCACGGAAGAGCGGAAGTTCATCGTCGCCGACACGCCCGGCCACGAACAGTACACGCGCAACATGGCGACCGGCGCGTCGAACGCCGAACTGGCCGTGATCCTGGTCGACGCACGCCACGGCATCCTTCCGCAGACGCGCCGGCATTCCTTCATCGTCTCGCTGCTCGGCATCCGCCACCTGGTGCTCGCGATCAACAAGATCGACCTGGTGGATTACGATCGGGCCGCCTTCGACCGGATCGTGGAGGAGTACCGCGCATTCGCAGAAAAGCTGGGCTTCGAAACGCTGCAGGCGATTCCGATGTCGGCGCGCTATGGCGACAACGTCATGCAGCGCTCCGAGCGCATGCCCTGGTACACCGGGCCGACGCTCAAGGAGCATCTCGAGACGGTGAACGTCGCCGACGACCTGGAAGAGCGGCCGTTCCGGATGGTGGTTCAGTGGGTCAACCGCCCCAATCTCGACTTCCGCGGATTTTCCGGAACCATCGCCACCGGCTCGATCCGTCCGGGCGACGAAATCGTGGTGGCCAAATCCGGTCGCACGTCCACGGTCAAGTCGATCGTCACCTATGACGGCGATCTCTCCGAGGCGTTCGCCCGTCAGGCGGTGACGATCACGCTCGCCGACGAGATCGACATCTCCCGCGGCGACGTGTTGTCGAAGGCCCAGGACCGGCCGCAGGTGGCGGACCAGTTCCAGGCGAACCTGATCTGGCTCCAGGACGACCACGACTTCCTTCCCGGCCGCTCCTATCTCCTGAAGAGCGGCGCGAAGACCGTCAACGCGGTCGCGACCGATCTCAAGCACAAGGTCGACATCACCAGCTTCGACCACATCGCGGCCAAGACGCTGCATCTGAACGAGATCGGCGTCGCGAATTTCTCGCTCTCCGAGCCGATCGCCTTCGACAAGTACGGCGACAACCCGGAGACCGGCGGCTTCATCCTGATCGACCGGCTGACCAACCGCACCGTCGGCGCCGGGATGATCACCCATGGGCTGCGCCGGGCCTCGAACGTCCATCTGCAGGCGCTCGACGTGAACAAGACGCTGCGGGCGGCCCAGAAGGGTCAGAAGCCGGCGATCCTGTGGTTCACCGGCCTGTCGGGCGCCGGCAAGTCGACGATCGCGAACCTGGTGGAGAAGAAGCTCGCGGCTGCCGGCCGGCACACCTATCTGCTCGACGGCGACAACGTCCGCCACGGCCTCAACCGCGATCTCGGCTTCACCGAGGCCGACCGGGTGGAGAACATCCGCCGGGTGGCGGAGACAGCCAAGCTGTTCGTGGACTCCGGCCTGATCACGCTGGTGTCGTTCATCTCGCCGTTCCGCTCGGAACGCCGCCTGGCGCGGGAGATCGTCGAGGACGGCGAGTTCATCGAGATCCACGTCGCGACGCCGCTGGAGCTCGCCGAAGCGCGCGACCCCAAGGGCCTCTACAAGAAGGCGCGCGCCGGCGAGCTGCCGAACTTCACCGGCATCGACAGCCCCTACGAGGCGCCGGAAAATCCGGAACTGGTGCTCGACACGGCGAGCCGCTCGGCCGAAGAGCTGGCGGACGACGTCGTCCGCTACCTGGAAGACAACTTCTATCTCGCCCCGCCGGCGGTGTGACGCCAGCCGATCGATCCCGGTCCGCCGTGGCGGGCCGGGAACCCTTGTCCCCGCCGAGACCCGCCCGACCGCACGCGAAGCGGCCGGGATCACCCATGTTCACGATCCGTCGCCTGACCGGAACGAGATCCGGGCGCCATCCGTTTCGCGCCATAAAGCGGGTTGCGGACGCCTGACCGGCGTCCCCCTGCGCGAAGAAGGAACGGACCCATGCATCTCACGGATCAGGAGTTTGACGTGCTTGCCGCCCTCGCGCGGCTTCACAACGACCATGGCGAATACATCGCAGCCGACACGCTCGCTGGAACTGTGTCCGGGAGCGACCGGCGCGTGGTGGCGAACGTGTTGCACGGACTGAGCGACAAGCAGTGTGTGGAATTCGACGATCAGGATCGTGTGACGATCACAGAGGCCGGTGCGGCGGCCCTCAAGGCGATCTGACCGCCGCCACCAACCTCAGAGGATCGGGCGGGAAACCAGGTACGCTCCGAGGCCGATCAGGCCGATGCCCGCCCAATTGGTGATCGACAGCCGCTCGCCCAGCAGCACCACGCCGAAGACGGCGACCAGCACCACCGAAAGCTTGTCGATCGGCGCGACGCGTGCGGCATCCCCGAGCTTGAGGGCCCGGAAGTAACAGACCCAGGATGCCCCCGTCGCCAACCCCGACAGAACGAGAAAGACGGCGGACTTCGGAGAGATCGTCCTGAGGCTCTGCCAGCCCTGAGTTGCGGTCAGGATCGCCGCCAGGGCGGCGAGAACCACGACCGTCCGCAGAAAGGTCGCGAAGTCGGACCCGACATTCTCGACACCCACCTTGGCAAAGATCGCCGTCAATGCAGCGAACAGGGCCGCCAGCAGCGCCCAGACGATCCAGGACCCGGATAGAGCGGCCATCGGTCATCCTCCTGTGGAACGGGACAGCCCCATCATCCACGCCCGCGCGCCCGTGTCACCTTCGGAGCCATCCGCACCGCTTCAGGCCCGCAGGCGGCGAATGTGCCGGGATCCGGCCCGTGTCGGGGCCCATGCAGGTCCGGGTCTCCCCACCTCCACCAACCGGCGACGTTCCGTCTCGGACGAGACTGTGTCCGAACCAGACCGGCCTGAACGAGAAAGATCTGCTCAAGCTATTGAATCCGGAGCCATTTCTTACTGCTCAGATGTTTCCATGCGAGCAG
Encoded here:
- a CDS encoding GntR family transcriptional regulator: MSLPPGERPEPEDADVPGDDLPVTRTALAYAQIRRDILSNAFEPGSRITIQFLQRRYDIGPTPLREALARLAAVGFVIGEDNRGFRVPRMSLTALRDITDQRKLVEAQGLKLSIERGERAFRSDLKETFRQLEVFNQARSKDDLNGFLAWEALHRRFHAALISGSGSEWLIRFQSILFDQADRYRRTYSSCRMKPDIEQDHRRIMEAALDADAPMAVLLLERHIERVYATAEASGRLPDV
- a CDS encoding FmdB family zinc ribbon protein, with the translated sequence MPLYDYYCEEHGAFTALRPMSAYAEPCECPDCGASAPRVMLTAPRLGLLDTATRTAHAVNERSAHEPKRASSHGHGPGCGCCGGGTAKKGRKTLHRPDGSKSFPSARPWMISH
- the fmdA gene encoding formamidase, with the translated sequence MPETLIKIDLGESPHTNEKIHNRWHPDLPMADWVEPGDDFLVETYDWTGGQIKNDDDAADVRDVELQQVHYLSGPIGVKGAEPGDLLVVDILDIGAFDTMLWGFNGFFSKKNGGGFLTEHFPEAQKSIWDFEGMFTKSRHVPGVRYAGLIHPGLIGCLPDRKMLDMWNTREKALVDTDPDRVPELATLPNTQSAHMGKLTGEARDKAAAEGARTVPPREHGGNCDIKDLSRGSKIYFPVYVDGAGLSMGDLHFSQGDGEITFCGAIEMAGWLHIKVDLIKGGMAKYGIKNPIFRPSPITPKYDDYLIFEGISVDEAGKQHYLDVHIAYRQACLNAIEYLKTFGYTGAQAYAILGTAPVQGHISGVVDIPNACATLWLPTDIFEFDMMPGKDGPTKYLDGSVDVPLAPDL
- the urtC gene encoding urea ABC transporter permease subunit UrtC yields the protein MTSFANRTFTSAEIIGFLVLAALIFVVLPLGLDTFRLNLFGKYLTYAFVALGLVLCWGAGGILSLGQGVFFGLGGYCMAMFLKLEASSPENTAIQSTPGIPDFMDWNQVTALPWWWEPFHSFAFTIFAVIAVPTALAFIIGIAMFRRRVGGVYFAIITQAIAAILTILIIGQQGYTGGVNGITDLRTLHGWDIRTDDAKVILYFVNAVLLFGCLVAAQFVRRSKLGRLLIAIRDQEDRVRFSGYDVANFKVFVFCLGSAFAAIGGAMFTLQVGFMSPTLVGIVPSIEMVIFCAVGGRYSIFGAVYGALLVNWAKTTFSESFPELWLFAMGALFIGVVLAFPQGLAGLYAEHVEPHLKRLLRRSGDVRPAPGATPAPDAAAE
- the urtD gene encoding urea ABC transporter ATP-binding protein UrtD codes for the protein MTPQAASAAPQQKDFLLAVEALTVSFDGFKAVNDVSFYVDPNEIRVIIGPNGAGKTTVLDLICGKTRSSGGSVRFKGHDLTRMREDQIVHAGVGRKFQNPSIYEDLSVFENLELSYPKGHNVFGALFFKRDQAVIERIHEVAEMIFLGDHLTDKAAHLSHGQKQWLEIGMLLIQKPELLMLDEPVAGMSVAERRKTAELLNRIIQDHAVIVIEHDMGFVEDIAHKVTVLHQGKVLAEGSMEKVKTDPRVIEVYLGH
- the urtE gene encoding urea ABC transporter ATP-binding subunit UrtE → MLNVHSLHVAYGESEVLHGIDLDVAPGEIVAIMGRNGMGKTTLMKSMMGIIPPKSGSIRVGDTDVTSMKSYRRVANGIAYVPQGRMIFSTMTVRENIETGLTVTGETTVPETIYELFPVLLEMKGRRGGNLSGGQQQQLAVARALASKPKVLLLDEPTEGIQPSIIRDMGRTLRRIRDERGLSIVVSEQVLSFALDVADRVLVIENGEIVHESPRETIDEEKVAKFLSV
- a CDS encoding glycosyltransferase family 4 protein; this encodes MTLEAGGGVWRYAVDAAKGMGERGVECLLVGFGPQLDRTQRREIADLDNAHLIWIDTPADRTATCDADLDRQPEILTRLAHDERVDLLHLNGPAQAAGLDSPVPVAIASHACIATGWHAVDTVPWSADWSWRFRRNQRGFAAADAVIAPSATHAEAVRRAYGLTVPVNVVHNAAVPSAGSRQRKRYVLAAGRWWDDEKNAATIDSLAASLSVPVVMAGALDEEGQGRFAPAHAIATGPLPPSEVRRLMGEAAVFVCASHYESFGLSVLEAASAGAALVLSDISTFRELWEGSAEFCAPDDTAGFAAAIEALLADPARLEAMVTAATLRSRQFTPNHQVDQLLDAYDAARVRRAERQPELIRA
- the urtB gene encoding urea ABC transporter permease subunit UrtB — protein: MFDGYSSSELVAIFAMQGFAGLILFSVLVLMALGLAIIFGQMGVINMAHGEFMILGAYVTYLCSNIFETYIPGLFCIYFFIAMILAFIAAGALGMFVEWAMIRHLYRRPLDTLLATWGLSLILQQTYRSIFGAREVGVQIPDWMMGALPLTDMIDLPINGIFVMVLTFAIFVAVALLLLKSGWGKQVRAVMFNRTMAGAVGINTERVDRMTFGIGCGIAGVAGAAFTMIGSTGPSSGQLYIVDTFLVVVFGGAASLFGTLASAFSISQAQSIMEFFLSGSMAKVLTLLTVVGILMLRPQGLFSLKIRS